TGGCCGGGCTCCGCGGCGGATTAAATCCTTTTAGAACAGTCCGGATACCGTGCCATCGGCGGCGACGTCGATATTATTGGCCGCCGGCTTCTTAGGCAGACCCGGCATGGTCATCACGTTGCCGGTCAGCACCACGATGAACCCGGAACCGGTGCGCGGCAGCAGCTCGCGCACGTGCAGTGTGTGTCCTTCCGGGGCACCCAATGCCGTTGCTTCATCGGAGAAGGAATACTGCGTCTTGGAAATGACTACGGGCAGTTTATCCCAGCCATTGTCCTTGATGTACTGCAAGTCCTTCACAGCCTTGGAGCCGTATTCCACGCGGTCTGCGCGGTAGATCTCGCGGGCGATGGTCTCGATGGAGGCCTCGATGCCTTCTTCTGGATCGTAGAGCTGCTGCGCGCCGCCCTCGAGGTTCTCCAACAGGGTCTCGGCCAGCTTCGTCGCTCCCGCGCCGCCTTCGGCCCAGACGTTGGCCTCTTCCAGGGCCACGCCGAAGTCCTTAGCCCAATCGCGCATGAGCTGGCGCTCTGCCTCCGTATCAGACCAGAAGAGGTTCAGCGCGACGACGGGCTTAATTCCAAACTTGCGCAGGTTTTCTACGTGGCGCTCAAGGTTGACGATGCCCTTCTGGAGCGCCTCAAGGTTTTCCTCGGTGAGCTTGTCCTTGGCAACGCCCCCGTTGTACTTCTGCGAGCGAATCGTCGCCACGACCACCGCGCCGGCCACGTCCAGGTCACCAAAGCGGGACTTGATATCCATAAACTTCTCGCCGCCAAGATCCGCACCGAAGCCGGCTTCGGACAGCACGATATCGCCGAACTGCAGCGCGGTCTGGGTCGCCAGCAAGGAATTGCAGCCGTGCGCGATATTGGCGAAGGGGCCACCGTGGACGAGTGCGGGAACCCCGCCGAGAGTTTGCACGAGGTTCGGGTTCAAGGCATCGCGCATCAGCGCGGTCAGCGCGCCTTCCGCATCGAGCTCGCGCGCGGTCACTGGACGCTGGTCATAGGTAAAGCCGACGGTGATATTGCCCAAGCGCTGCTTGAGGTCATCGAGGCTCGTCGCCAAGCACAAAATGGCCATGATTTCAGAGGCGGCCGTAATGGTAAAGCCGGTTTCTGCCGGCACGCCGTGCGCAGGGCCGCCGAGCCCGGTGACCACATTGCGCAGTGCGCGGTCGTTCACGTCGACGCAGCGCTGCCACGTCACGCGGCGCGGATCGATGCCCAGCTGATTGCCCTGGTGAATGTGATTGTCGATGATGGCCGCGAGCGTATTCGTTGCCGCGGCAATGGCGTGGAAGTCACCGGTGAAGTGCAGGTTGATATCTTCCATCGGCACAATCTGGGCGTAGCCGCCGCCCGCGGCACCGCCCTTGATGCCCATTACTGGGCCCTGGGATGGCTCGCGCAGAGCTACGATGGCCTTCTTCCCAATCTGGTCCAGCGCATCGGTCAAGCCGATAAGCACCGTGGATTTACCTTCGCCGGCAGGTGTTGGTGAGACTCCTGTCACCAGCACGAGCTTGCCGCGCTTGTCTTTGGCGTAGTCTACCTTGGTGATATCCACCTTGGCTTTCGTGGAACCAAAGGGAATTACTGCATCTTCAGGGATACCTGCTTTGGCTGCGATCTCCGCAATTGGCTGCAGGGTATGGGCTTGTGCGATTTCAACATCGGATGGCTGCGTAGTCATAGCACCTACCCTACCGATTTCTGGCATAAGCCAAGTCGCATGGGGTATCAAGTGTGAGACACAACATTTTTCTGGTGAGGCGGTCACATAAAAGTGGCGCCCTCTCCGCGGAGAAGACGCCACTGGGAATGCGAATTGAAGGGCTCGCTAGATGATTACCGCGCCGAGTGCGTAGCCCAGGAGCACAGAACCGACAATGCTGACCACGCCAGGGATAAGGAATGGGTGGTTGAATACTGCCTTGCCGATCTTGGTCGTGCCCGTATCATCCATTTCCACCGCCGCCAGCAACGTTGGGTACGTAGGCAGGATAAACAGGGCAGATACTGCAGGGAATGCGGCCACGGCGGTAACCGGGCTTACTCCCAGCGCCAAGGCGGCGGGCATGAGTGCCTTGGTGGTGGCGGCCTGCGAGTACAGCAGGGCTGCGGCGAAGAAGAGCACCACTGCCAGCAACCATGGCGAAGCTTCAATGACGTCGCCAGCCAAGGCTTGAATATCGTCCAAGTAGTGGTTAATGAGGGTGGTTCCCAACCACGCGACACCCAGCACACAGATGCAGGCGGACATACCCGATTTAAATACCGGGGTATTCAGGACGTCAGCGGCCGGAACCTTGGTCTTCAGAACGATGATCGTCGCGGCCGAAAGCATCACGGTCATAATCGCCTCATTGCGCGGCAACGTGGGATCCGTAATAAGGCCAACCTGCTCTGAAGAAATGGTCGCCCACGCCATGACGATAACGATGGCGATAAGGAAGATAACGACGGAAGACTTAGCGCCTTCCTTTGGCTCATATTTGCTAGCACCAATCGGCTCTTTGACCAGGCCCTGCGCCTTGCGCTCTTGGTAGATTGGATCATCTTCCAGTTCCTTGCCAAACCTATTGGCCAGCCACGCTGCGGGGAAGATGGACAGGAAGGTAGCTGGAATGAGCACGCCGAGGACCTGGAGGTACCCCACGCCCATGGGCTCAAGCAGGCCAGCCAGGATGACAACCGCGGCCGAAATTGGCGAGGCACAGATACCCAGCTGCGCGGCGACGACCGCGATAGATAGCGGGCGCGACGGGCGGACCTTGCCCTCCTTGGCCACCTCAACGATCACCGGCAGCGTGGAAAAGGAGGTGTGTCCGGTACCGGCCAAGACCGTCATCAGCCAGGTCACGATGGGTGCGTAGTACGTAATTTTCTTAGGGTTTTTGCGCAGGAATTTCTCGGCCACGTGAACCAAATAGTCCATGCCACCAGCTTTTTGCATGGCGGCGATGGCCGCGATCACCGTCATGATGATGGCGATGACGTCGAACGGAATGTCTTCCCTAGTTACGGGAACTCCCGCAACACCCAAAAGGAGAACGCCCAGGCCACCGGCCATGCCGATGCCTATGGACCCAATTCTCGCACCCAAGATAATGGCCGCGAGAACGATGACAATATGAACAATAACCATGGATACACTCCACACGTTCTCAACTACACGTGGTGGACCCGCCTTAGCCTGCCGGTCGTGGACCACCCTTACACTTCTATTTTGCCCTGAATGTGTTGTTTTATTGACACAATATGCCCGTTTGTGTCGGTTCCCACATGTGTTCTATCTCGCGTTATAAACCGTTCGGTATATTTCCATGCCACTGCGCTATGGAAACGGGAAACACCAATTCGGGCATAGATGAAAGAGACCGCACACACCGTGAAGGACTCCCCTCCCGCTTTCCACGGGAAGAGTGAGCACGGTGTGTGCGGAATATTGCGTTATGACTCGCGAGCTTTACTTAGTTTTCGTCCAAGAAAAGCTGGCCGCGGAATTCTGGGTGCATGAGGTTTTCTACCGACAGCACCTTGTTCAGCGTTGCCTCATCCAGAAGGCCCTTCTCCAAGACGAGTTCCTTGACGCCCTTGCCGGTCTTGAGGGATTCCTTGGCAATCTCGTCACCGTTGTGGTGGCCAATGAATGGGTTCAGGTAGGTGACGATACCGATGGAGTTCTCCACGTACCGACGGCATACATCGGCGTTAGCGGTAATGCCGGTGACGCACTTTTCGCGCAGCGCATCGACCGCGTTGCCCATGATGCGGATGGACTGGAACAGCGCCTCACCGATGACCGGCTCCATCACGTTGAGCTGCAGCTGGCCAGCCTCTGCGGCCATGGTCACGACGTGGTCATTGCCGAAGACCTTGAAGCAAGTCTGGTTGACAACCTCTGGGATAACCGGGTTGACCTTACCCGGCATGATGGAGGAACCTGCCTGGCGGGCCGGCAGGTTGATCTCGCCAAGGCCGGCGCGTGGGCCAGAGGACAGCAGGCGCAAGTCGTTACAGATCTTGGACAGCTTCATGGCGGTGCGCTTGATGGCGGAGTGCAAGAATACGTAGGCACCGCAGTCAGAGGTGGCCTCGATTAGGTCGCTTGCAGTCTTCATCTCCAAGCCGGTGACTTCAGACAAAGCGGCGGTTACCTGGTGACGGTAGCCGGCTGGGGKGTTAACGCCGGTGCCGATGGCGGKGGCGCCGAGGKTGATCTGCAGCAAGCGGCTCTGTGCATCGCGCAGAACGGCCTGCTCCTCATTAAGGTTATTGGCAAAGCCCTTGAATTCATCGCCCAAGGTCATGGGGACGGCATCCTGAAGCTGGGTGCGGCCCATCTTCAGGATGTCTTGGAACTCATTGCCTTTGTTCTGGAATGCGGAACGTAGGCTGTCGATACGCACGACGAGGTCATCGATGGCAGCGTAAAGGCCCAAACGGAAGCCAGTTGGGTAAGCATCGTTAGTGGACTGGGACATGTTGACATCGTCGTTGGGGTTGATGATGTCGTAGGAGCCCTTCTCCTCCCCCAAGTGCTCAAGGGCGAGGTTGGCAACGACCTCATTGGTGTTCATGTTCAACGAGGTGCCGGCGCCGCCTTGGAATACATCGAGCGGGAACTGGTCCATGCAGCGGCCCTCGTCCAAAATCTGGTCACAAGCCCAGATGATGGCCTCTGCCTTCTTCTTTGGAAGCACGTGCAGGCGACGGTTGGCCATCGCAGCGGCCTTCTTGACCTGCACCATGCCGCGGATGAAGTGCGGAATGGTGTTAATGGTCACGTAGGAAATCTGGAAGTTATCCATCGCGCGGACGGTGTGGACACCAAAGTAGGCATCAGCAGGAATTTCCAAGTCACCGATCAGGTCGGTCTCCGTACGAGTGCTCTTGCTCGACGTCTTTGGCTGCTTCTGCTCAGCTACCTTTTTCTGTGCAGAATGAGTGGTCTTATCCTCCTGCTTTTCCTGCCCTTCCTTTGCAGCAGACTTAGTGTCTTTTTCTTCTTTCTTAGACGACTTTGCCATGATGGCGCGGCTCCTTTGCCTGTCGAGAATGATGTCCGAGTAAATGTTCTCAAGCGCCAATGGTAGCCACGTTTCGCCCCAGTTGGGACGACCAAGAATTTAATACTCCCCCTAAAAGCGGGCAATGCGGAGATCGGAAGCCAAAATGGCCTCCGCACCGAGTTGGGAAAGTCGATCCATAATCTGGTTGGCTTCTTTTTGCGGAACCATCGCACGCACCGCCACCCAGTCTTGCCGCGCCAACGGTGAGACCGTTGGTCCAGTCAGGCCTGGAGTAACACCAGCCGCTTTGTCCAGATTTTCTTCCGCGATGTTGTAGTCGATCATGAGGTAGGTGCGTGCGTGCAAAATTCCTTGAATGCGACCCAAGACAACCTGCTCTTCCGGCGTCACCTCTGCATCGTGGCGCTTAATAACCACGGCCTCCGAGGTTACGATGGGCTCGCCAAAGGGTGCCAAGCCCTGCTGTCGCAACGTAGTACCAGTTGACACGACATCAGCAATGACATCGGCTACGCCTAAGTGGATGGATATTTCCACCGCCCCGTCTAGGCGGATCACATCGGCGGAAATCCCCTTCTCCGCCAAGTCCTGGCGGACCAAATTCGGGTACGACGTTGCCACACGCTTGCCTTCCAGGTGAGAGATATCCCACCCCTTTCCTTGGGGTGCGGCGTAGCGAAATGTTGAGTCACCGAAGCCAAGTGAGAGGACCTCTTTAAATTGCGCGTTGGAATCGAGCGCTAAATCGCGCCCTGTAATCCCTAGGTCGAGCACGCCGCGGGCAACATAGATCGCGATGTCCTTCGGGCGGAGGAAGAAGAACTCCACCCCGTTATCCAGATCCACCACGTTCAAGGTTTTGGAGTGGCCACGGCCCTTATAACCGGCCTCACCAAGTATTTCTAAAGCCGCTTCTGATAAGGAACCTTTATTTGGTACTGCAATTTTGATCATGCTGTCCTCCAGGAATTTTGCTCCACCAAAGGTGGCAACAAGTTATAGGTATTTATAAATATCTTCAGGGCGCAGGCCGCGCTTGATCATCATGACCTGCATCCAATAGATAAGCTGCGACATTTCTTCCGCCAGTTCCTCATCGGACTGGTATTCGGCGGCGATCCATMCTYCGCCCGCCTCTTCGATGATCTTTTTGCCAATATGATGGGCGCCTTCTTCCAGCGCCTGGACGGTCCCAGAGCCCTCTGGCTTCCGGTCTGCTTTGTTTAGTAGCTCAGCAAAAAGTGTCTCAAAATCCTTCACAGCTACCCATTGTTCCACAGGTAAGCAGTCAATGCGAAGGGTTTTATTTCATTTCCTGGATAGCTCGGAACCACTCGTAGACATCTACATGGCGTGCGCCTGCGAGGTGGCGAGAATCGCGCAACCGGGAAATCTCCACTACACCTTCCGGTACTTCCACGCCTTCATCCTCGGGCAAACCGATAACGGTGCATCCCGCAGCCACGGCAGCGCGCATACCAGCTGGGGAATCCTCAAATACAAGGCACTGAGCTGGATCAAGCTGCAGGCGCCGAGCCGCTTCCAAGTACATGTCTGGGGCAGGCTTGCCGGTGGGAACTTCATCGCCGCAAATAGTGTCTACAAAATACTCGCTGCCGATGACCGCAATGGCGGCGTCCGCAACGTCGCGGTCCGTATTCGTCGTAACCATCATCGGCATCCCATCCTGATGCAGCGAGGTTAAAAGCTCAGGGATGCCGGGAAAAATTTCGAGGCGGCCGGCAAAAAGAGTCTTCATATAATCAAACATCTTGTGCCGGTAGGCCTCGACATCGCCTTGGCCCAAGACAACCCCAGCGTTGTCGGCGCAAATGCGCAACGTCGTCGTAAAAGTAGCCCCCACCGTCTCCAGACGTTGGCTGGGGGTAAGGCGTTTTCCCAGCACTTCTGAAAGATAGTACGTTGCCTCGCCCCACAGGGGCTCCGAGTTGGTTAAGGTGCCGTCCATGTCCCAGAAAATCGCCGCTGGACGGGACAAAAGCTGGAAATTACTCACTGTGGTCATACACACTCCACCGGCTTTTCCGGCATAGAACTAAAGCTCAGCGAGGGAGAAATTCGCGCTGCGCGGTGATCGATCAACTTCACCTTAGGAATCTACCCACAGTGGGCTGGCGCCGTAAAGAGGCTTAGAAGTCCAACTCCGGGATCTGTGACAGCGCCTCATCATCGGCGCCGGTAGCCGCGGAGGCGTTGTACATCAACTCGGCGATTTCTTCCTTTTCCTCCGGCTCCACCACGGCATCGTGTTGCTTGCGATTGAAGGTCGCGAGTTTTTTAACTGTCTTATTCAGCACCGCGGCGAGCTGGCCGCCATCAGGATCATCCGGCAGCCCGTCTAGCCCGTCCAGCATCTGCTCGAGGTGGCCCTTGAGCTCTGGGAGAACCGCGGCGTTAAACGGCGCCTCCCAGAACTCTTTTTCCTCATCCTTGAGGTAATCGCCGGTGGCAAAGGACTTCAGATCAGCAATGAACTCATCAACGGTGGGTTGGAAATCTGCGCGAATGCTCATGCTGTCGATATTGCCCTAAGTTGGCTAGGCCTGCACGCCGAGCAGCGAATTAAGTGCTGTACGCACTAACTCCGCAGCACCTTCCTCGTCTTCACCCCGGTTACTGCCTGCCCAATCGTCGATGGCGCGCAGCGCGGCGGGGGTATCGAGGTCATCGGCAAGCGCTTGGCGAAGCCCCGCTACCGCACCTTCTGCAGCCGACAGGGACCCAGGGCTTTCCA
This is a stretch of genomic DNA from Corynebacterium accolens. It encodes these proteins:
- a CDS encoding HAD family hydrolase; this translates as MTTVSNFQLLSRPAAIFWDMDGTLTNSEPLWGEATYYLSEVLGKRLTPSQRLETVGATFTTTLRICADNAGVVLGQGDVEAYRHKMFDYMKTLFAGRLEIFPGIPELLTSLHQDGMPMMVTTNTDRDVADAAIAVIGSEYFVDTICGDEVPTGKPAPDMYLEAARRLQLDPAQCLVFEDSPAGMRAAVAAGCTVIGLPEDEGVEVPEGVVEISRLRDSRHLAGARHVDVYEWFRAIQEMK
- a CDS encoding anaerobic C4-dicarboxylate transporter; translation: MVIVHIVIVLAAIILGARIGSIGIGMAGGLGVLLLGVAGVPVTREDIPFDVIAIIMTVIAAIAAMQKAGGMDYLVHVAEKFLRKNPKKITYYAPIVTWLMTVLAGTGHTSFSTLPVIVEVAKEGKVRPSRPLSIAVVAAQLGICASPISAAVVILAGLLEPMGVGYLQVLGVLIPATFLSIFPAAWLANRFGKELEDDPIYQERKAQGLVKEPIGASKYEPKEGAKSSVVIFLIAIVIVMAWATISSEQVGLITDPTLPRNEAIMTVMLSAATIIVLKTKVPAADVLNTPVFKSGMSACICVLGVAWLGTTLINHYLDDIQALAGDVIEASPWLLAVVLFFAAALLYSQAATTKALMPAALALGVSPVTAVAAFPAVSALFILPTYPTLLAAVEMDDTGTTKIGKAVFNHPFLIPGVVSIVGSVLLGYALGAVII
- a CDS encoding phosphoribosyl-ATP diphosphatase — translated: MKDFETLFAELLNKADRKPEGSGTVQALEEGAHHIGKKIIEEAGXXWIAAEYQSDEELAEEMSQLIYWMQVMMIKRGLRPEDIYKYL
- the aspA gene encoding aspartate ammonia-lyase; amino-acid sequence: MAKSSKKEEKDTKSAAKEGQEKQEDKTTHSAQKKVAEQKQPKTSSKSTRTETDLIGDLEIPADAYFGVHTVRAMDNFQISYVTINTIPHFIRGMVQVKKAAAMANRRLHVLPKKKAEAIIWACDQILDEGRCMDQFPLDVFQGGAGTSLNMNTNEVVANLALEHLGEEKGSYDIINPNDDVNMSQSTNDAYPTGFRLGLYAAIDDLVVRIDSLRSAFQNKGNEFQDILKMGRTQLQDAVPMTLGDEFKGFANNLNEEQAVLRDAQSRLLQIXLGAXAIGTGVNXPAGYRHQVTAALSEVTGLEMKTASDLIEATSDCGAYVFLHSAIKRTAMKLSKICNDLRLLSSGPRAGLGEINLPARQAGSSIMPGKVNPVIPEVVNQTCFKVFGNDHVVTMAAEAGQLQLNVMEPVIGEALFQSIRIMGNAVDALREKCVTGITANADVCRRYVENSIGIVTYLNPFIGHHNGDEIAKESLKTGKGVKELVLEKGLLDEATLNKVLSVENLMHPEFRGQLFLDEN
- the hisG gene encoding ATP phosphoribosyltransferase; the protein is MIKIAVPNKGSLSEAALEILGEAGYKGRGHSKTLNVVDLDNGVEFFFLRPKDIAIYVARGVLDLGITGRDLALDSNAQFKEVLSLGFGDSTFRYAAPQGKGWDISHLEGKRVATSYPNLVRQDLAEKGISADVIRLDGAVEISIHLGVADVIADVVSTGTTLRQQGLAPFGEPIVTSEAVVIKRHDAEVTPEEQVVLGRIQGILHARTYLMIDYNIAEENLDKAAGVTPGLTGPTVSPLARQDWVAVRAMVPQKEANQIMDRLSQLGAEAILASDLRIARF
- a CDS encoding formate--tetrahydrofolate ligase codes for the protein MTTQPSDVEIAQAHTLQPIAEIAAKAGIPEDAVIPFGSTKAKVDITKVDYAKDKRGKLVLVTGVSPTPAGEGKSTVLIGLTDALDQIGKKAIVALREPSQGPVMGIKGGAAGGGYAQIVPMEDINLHFTGDFHAIAAATNTLAAIIDNHIHQGNQLGIDPRRVTWQRCVDVNDRALRNVVTGLGGPAHGVPAETGFTITAASEIMAILCLATSLDDLKQRLGNITVGFTYDQRPVTARELDAEGALTALMRDALNPNLVQTLGGVPALVHGGPFANIAHGCNSLLATQTALQFGDIVLSEAGFGADLGGEKFMDIKSRFGDLDVAGAVVVATIRSQKYNGGVAKDKLTEENLEALQKGIVNLERHVENLRKFGIKPVVALNLFWSDTEAERQLMRDWAKDFGVALEEANVWAEGGAGATKLAETLLENLEGGAQQLYDPEEGIEASIETIAREIYRADRVEYGSKAVKDLQYIKDNGWDKLPVVISKTQYSFSDEATALGAPEGHTLHVRELLPRTGSGFIVVLTGNVMTMPGLPKKPAANNIDVAADGTVSGLF